Proteins from one Oenanthe melanoleuca isolate GR-GAL-2019-014 chromosome 1, OMel1.0, whole genome shotgun sequence genomic window:
- the PCDH8 gene encoding protocadherin-8 isoform X2 — MSPLRLLAAACLLALSRCKTVRYRTDEEGAPGTVIGTLADEMPVKAPGEMSFRLMRQFSNSSLVRVREEDGQLSIGEAGLDRERLCGQAPQCVLAFDVVSCWRERYRLVHVELEVRDINDNAPRFPHAQMALEVSESAAPGTRLPLEVAVDEDVGSNSIQSFQVSLNSHFGVEAQTRADGARCADLVLLQELDRERQPSYTLELVAKDGGSPARSGTATVHVRVLDANDNSPTFAQSSVTVELPEDAPPGSLLLDLDAADPDEGPNGEVVYAFSSQVPPEARRLFRLDPRSGHLTLEAAVDYERTRTYELDVRAQDRGASPRAATCTVVVRLTDVNDNAPRISISALRGAASAAGVAYVSEAAATESFVALVSATDRDSGANGQVRCSLRGHDHFALQRAYEDSYMIVTTAALDRERIPEYNLTVVAEDLGSPPFKTVRQYTVRVSDENDNAPLFAKPLYEVAVPENNPPGAYITTVVARDPDLGHNGKVTYRLLETQVMGAPISTYVSVDPATGAIYALRTFNYEILKQLDLRIQATDGGSPQLSSSTVVKVRMVDQNDNPPVIIHPVLTNGTVEIGVSSKTSRDSLVAQIKARDADDGANAELTFAFLEEPQQDLFSINPSTGDIMLRGDLSEELGQLFKVILTVTDNGRPPLATTATVNFLVTATAPSSIQDIAKPSSWEGKALQWDIPLIVIIVLAGSCTLLLVAIITIATTCNRRKKGNNIKNNTALKDQIDISHLEKGHQEEGSQRGNIFEVRTFPSKTPFTSPDPSPAAEEISTTESGSDSTCLYEGQKRLRGQSGEGFAATPSYNKEPAPPVAIWKGHSFNTISGREAEKFSGKDSGKGDSDFNDSDSDISGDALKKDLITHMQNGLWACTAECKILGHSDRCWSPSCGRANPHPSPHPSAPLSTFCKSTSLPRDPLRRDNFYQAQLPKTVGLQSVYEKVLHRDFDRTITLLSPPRPARLPDLQEIGVPLFPAPSTRYLGPQTESSEKA, encoded by the exons ATGAGCCCCCTGCGGCTGCTGGCCGCCGCCTGCCTGCTCGCCCTGTCCCGCTGCAAGACGGTGAGGTACCGCACCGACGAGGAGGGCGCGCCGGGCACGGTGATCGGTACTCTGGCCGACGAGATGCCGGTGAAGGCGCCGGGGGAGATGAGCTTTCGCCTGATGCGGCAGTTCAGCAACAGTTCGCTGGTGCGGGTGCGGGAGGAGGACGGGCAGCTGAGCATCGGTGAGGCGGGGCTGGACCGGGAGCGGCTGTGCGGCCAAGCCCCGCAGTGTGTCCTGGCCTTCGACGTGGTGAGCTGCTGGCGGGAGCGCTACCGCCTGGTGCACGTGGAGCTGGAGGTGCGTGACATCAATGACAATGCACCGCGCTTCCCCCATGCCCAGATGGCGCTGGAGGTGTCGGAGAGCGCTGCACCCGGCACGCGCCTCCCGCTGGAGGTGGCTGTGGATGAGGACGTGGGCTCCAACTCCATCCAGAGCTTCCAGGTCTCCCTCAACAGCCACTTCGGTGTGGAGGCACAGACACGGGCAGATGGAGCGCGCTGCGCCGacctggtgctgctccaggagctggaccGCGAGCGGCAGCCCTCCTAcaccctggagctggtggccaAGGATGGTGGCAGTCCGGCACGCTCGGGCACAGCCACCGTGCATGTCCGTGTCCTCGACGCCAACGACAACAGTCCCACCTTTGCCCAGAGCTCGGTCACGGTGGAGCTGCCCGAGGACGCACCGCCCGGCTCCCTGCTGCTCGATCTGGATGCTGCTGACCCTGATGAGGGCCCCAATGGTGAGGTGGTCTATGCCTTCAGCAGCCAGGTGCCCCCTGAGGCACGGCGGCTCTTCCGCCTCGACCCGCGCTCGGGCCACCTCACGCTGGAGGCCGCCGTGGACTACGAGCGCACCCGCACCTACGAGCTGGACGTGCGCGCCCAGGACCGCGGCGCCAGCCCCCGCGCTGCCACCTGCACCGTCGTCGTGCGCCTCACCGACGTCAACGACAACGCCCCGCGCATCAGCATCAGCGCCCTGCGCGGCGCCGCCAGCGCCGCCGGCGTGGCCTACGTCAGCGAGGCGGCGGCCACCGAGAGCTTCGTGGCCCTCGTCAGCGCCACGGACCGCGACTCGGGCGCCAACGGGCAGGTGCGCTGCAGCCTCCGCGGCCACGACCACTTCGCCCTGCAGCGAGCCTACGAGGACAGCTACATGATCGTCACCACGGCGGCGCTGGACCGCGAGCGCATCCCCGAGTACAACCTCACCGTGGTGGCCGAGGACCTGGGCTCGCCGCCCTTCAAGACCGTGCGCCAGTACACGGTGCGCGTGAGCGACGAGAACGACAACGCGCCGCTCTTCGCCAAGCCCCTCTACGAGGTGGCCGTGCCAGAGAACAACCCCCCGGGCGCCTACATCACCACAGTGGTGGCTCGTGACCCTGACCTTGGCCACAATGGTAAGGTCACCTACCGGCTCCTGGAGACGCAGGTCATGGGGGCCCCCATCTCCACCTACGTCTCGGTGGACCCCGCCACCGGGGCCATTTATGCCCTCAGGACATTCAACTACGAGATCCTCAAGCAGCTGGACCTGAGGATCCAGGCCACCGATGGTGGCTCCCCgcagctctccagcagcaccGTTGTCAAAGTGAGAATGGTGGACCAGAATGACAACCCTCCCGTCATCATCCACCCGGTGCTCACCAATGGGACTGTGGAAATCGGTGTGTCCAGCAAGACCTCCCGTGATTCCCTGGTGGCCCAAATCAAAGCTCGAGATGCAGATGATGGGGCCAATGCTGAGCTTACCTTTGCCTTCCTGGAAGAGCCCCAGCAGGACCTTTTCAGCATCAACCCAAGTACTGGGGACATCATGCTGAGGGGTGACCTCTCTGAAGAGCTGGGTCAGCTATTCAAGGTCATCCTCACTGTGACAGACAATGGCAGACCTCCCCTGGCCACAACTGCCACAGTCAACTTCCTAGTGACTGCCACTGCTCCGTCCAGTATCCAAGACATagccaagcccagctcctgggaaggaAAGGCTTTACAGTGGGACATCCCTCTGATCGTGATCATtgtcctggcaggcagctgcacCCTCCTCCTGGTGGCTATAATCACCATTGCCACCACCTGCAACAGGCGCAAGAAGGGCAACAACATCAAAAACAACACTGCTTTGAAGGACCAAATAGACATCTCCCACCTGGAGAAGGGCCATCAGGAGGAGGGCAGCCAGAGGGGGAACATTTTTGAGGTACGAACCTTTCCCAGCAAAACCCCTTTCACCAGCCCCGacccctctccagctgctgaagaGATCTCCACCACTGAGAGCGGCAGCGACAGCACTTGCCTCTACGAGGGTCAGAAGAGGCTGAGGGGACAGAGTGGGGAG GGTTTTGCTGCCACTCCGAGCTACAACAAGGAGCCTGCTCCCCCCGTGGCCATTTGGAAAGGGCACTCCTTCAACACCATCTCTGGCCGGGAGGCAGAGAAGTTCAGTGGCAAAGACAGCGGCAAAGGTGACAGTGATTTTAATGACAGCGACTCAGATATCAGCGGAGATGCCCTGAAGAAAGATCTCATCACACACATGCAGAATG GTCTGTGGGCATGCACAGCTGAATGCAAGATCCTGGGGCACTCCGACCGCTGCTGGAGCCCCTCCTGTGGCCGAGCCAACCCTCACCCCTCTCCACATCCTTCAGCACCCCTCTCCACCTTCTGCAAGAGCACGTCCTTGCCCAGGGATCCCCTTCGCAGGGACAACTTTTATCAAGCCCAGCTGCCCAAAACAGTCGGGCTTCAGAGCGTCTATGAGAAGGTGCTGCACAGGGACTTTGACCGGACGATCACGCTCCTctccccgccgcgccccgcaCGGCTCCCCGACCTTCAGGAGATCGGGGTGCCCCTCTTCCCAGCCCCCTCGACTAGATACCTGGGCCCCCAGACTGAGAGCTCTGAGAAGGCATAG